One Phocaeicola dorei genomic region harbors:
- a CDS encoding DUF5131 family protein: MENRISPESSLWNPWHGCHKLSTGCRHCYVYRGDSKHGKDSSIITKTGQFNLPVRRKKDKTYKIPSRNLVYTCFTSDFLIEEADEWRIEAWKMMRERYDLHFLFITKRIDRLSQCLPPDWGDGYDNVTICCTMENQERVDYRLPLYKAAPVKHKIIICEPLLSAINFKGELGTWVEQIVVGGESGKEARICNYDWVLDIRRQCIENNISFWFKQTGYRLLKGEREYKIARQFQHTQARKAGINYSRGSNSNNYSD, from the coding sequence ATGGAAAATAGAATAAGTCCGGAGTCTTCTCTATGGAATCCTTGGCATGGCTGCCATAAGCTAAGTACAGGTTGCCGGCATTGTTATGTATATCGCGGAGATAGTAAACATGGGAAAGACAGTTCCATAATAACCAAAACCGGACAATTCAATCTGCCCGTGAGGCGGAAAAAGGATAAGACTTACAAGATCCCTTCCAGAAATCTCGTCTATACTTGTTTTACCTCTGATTTTCTGATAGAAGAAGCCGATGAATGGCGTATAGAAGCATGGAAAATGATGCGGGAACGATACGATCTTCATTTCTTGTTTATAACTAAACGTATAGACCGGCTCAGCCAATGTCTGCCTCCGGATTGGGGGGACGGGTATGATAATGTTACCATTTGTTGCACCATGGAAAATCAAGAAAGAGTGGATTACCGTCTTCCTCTTTATAAAGCAGCTCCTGTAAAGCATAAAATCATTATCTGTGAACCATTGTTGTCCGCTATAAACTTCAAGGGAGAACTTGGTACATGGGTAGAACAGATTGTGGTAGGTGGAGAATCAGGTAAAGAAGCGCGCATATGTAATTATGACTGGGTATTGGACATTCGTCGGCAATGTATAGAAAATAATATTAGCTTTTGGTTTAAACAAACTGGATACAGATTACTAAAAGGAGAACGTGAATATAAAATAGCCCGCCAATTTCAACATACACAAGCTAGAAAAGCAGGAATAAACTATTCTAGGGGATCTAACAGCAATAATTATAGTGATTAA
- a CDS encoding ATP-binding protein has product MNIKSKLTLAIGVLVAMIVLLVVLSVVNLQILTATEPDSPAAGPGLQRALLWIYVVGAACICIGIGMWLRLPASIDNPIKELTNAIQEIANHNYKKRLELSNSEEFSEVSKNFNRMAKRLEDYHASALSDMMASKKYMETIINSINEPIIGLNNDMEILFINDEALNVINLKREEVIKHSAQDISLRNDLLRRLIRELVEIPGEPVRDKEKEKKEPLKIYADNKESFFQVKYMSISQPGKDGVTMEKKGYVIMLKNITEFKELDSAKTTFISTISHELKTPISAIMMSLQLLEDQRIGALNEEQEDLANSIKENSERLLNITGELLNMTQVESGKLQLKPKITKPIELIEYAIKANRVQAEKFNIQIEVEYPEDKIGKLFVDSEKIAWVLTNLLSNAIRYSPENGRVVIGARQTDDGFIEMFVRDFGKGIDPRYHKSIFDHYFRVPGTKVQGSGLGLSISRDFVEAHNGTLTVDSKLGEGSMFVMRLKA; this is encoded by the coding sequence ATGAATATAAAGTCGAAACTAACCCTTGCCATAGGGGTATTGGTGGCAATGATTGTACTATTGGTTGTACTTTCTGTTGTGAATTTGCAAATATTGACCGCCACGGAACCTGACAGTCCGGCAGCAGGTCCCGGATTACAGCGGGCTTTATTGTGGATATATGTTGTTGGTGCCGCATGTATATGTATTGGTATTGGTATGTGGCTGCGTCTTCCTGCATCGATTGATAATCCTATTAAAGAATTGACCAACGCTATACAGGAAATTGCGAACCATAATTATAAAAAACGTTTGGAATTAAGCAATAGTGAAGAATTTTCTGAAGTATCTAAAAATTTCAACCGCATGGCCAAACGTCTGGAAGATTATCATGCAAGTGCTTTATCCGATATGATGGCATCTAAAAAGTATATGGAGACTATCATCAACAGTATCAACGAGCCTATCATTGGTTTAAATAATGATATGGAAATCCTTTTCATCAATGATGAAGCATTGAATGTGATCAACCTGAAGCGTGAAGAAGTTATTAAACACTCTGCACAGGATATTTCCCTGCGCAATGATTTGTTGCGTCGCCTGATTCGTGAATTGGTGGAAATTCCTGGGGAACCAGTCAGAGACAAGGAAAAAGAAAAGAAAGAACCTCTGAAGATTTATGCGGACAATAAAGAGAGTTTTTTCCAAGTAAAATACATGAGTATTTCCCAACCGGGGAAAGATGGGGTTACTATGGAAAAAAAAGGATATGTCATTATGTTGAAGAATATAACCGAATTTAAGGAACTGGATTCGGCCAAGACTACGTTTATCTCTACAATCTCACATGAATTGAAGACTCCTATCTCGGCTATTATGATGAGTCTGCAATTATTAGAAGACCAGCGTATCGGAGCTTTAAATGAAGAACAGGAAGATTTGGCAAACAGTATCAAAGAAAATAGCGAACGGCTGCTTAATATCACCGGCGAGTTGCTGAATATGACCCAGGTAGAATCAGGAAAACTACAGTTGAAGCCTAAGATAACCAAACCTATAGAGTTGATAGAATATGCAATAAAGGCCAATCGTGTACAAGCTGAAAAATTTAATATTCAAATAGAAGTGGAATACCCTGAAGACAAAATAGGTAAACTGTTTGTCGACAGTGAGAAGATAGCTTGGGTTCTAACCAACCTTCTTTCCAATGCCATCCGGTATTCACCGGAAAACGGTCGTGTGGTAATAGGGGCACGTCAAACAGATGATGGATTCATTGAGATGTTTGTACGGGATTTCGGGAAAGGGATTGATCCACGTTATCATAAAAGCATCTTTGACCATTATTTCCGGGTTCCCGGAACTAAAGTACAAGGAAGCGGTTTAGGCCTGTCTATTTCCCGAGATTTTGTCGAGGCCCATAATGGTACTCTTACAGTAGACAGTAAGCTGGGAGAAGGAAGTATGTTTGTTATGCGATTAAAAGCATGA
- a CDS encoding IS256 family transposase — protein MSEEFDFERIKNKAIEQLKAGKPLLGKDGAFAPLLESILNAALEGEMDAHLSEDERMSGNRRNGKMQKQVQTSMGEVTVSTPRDRNSTFDPQFIKKRETILAEGVADRIIGLYALGNSTREISDWMEENLGNRVSAETISSITDRVLPEIKAWRSRSLDYIYPIVWMDAIHYKVMDERGCAITHAIYNVLAIDKDGRKDLLGMYISKNEGANFWLNVLTDLQNRGVHDILIACVDGLRGFPDAIQSVFPDTIVQLCIVHQIRNSIKYVGSKHQKEFLKDLKRVYGAVSKDAAETELLDLDQKWGEKYPIVIKSWQDNWEKLTEYFQFTSDIRRMIYTTNTVEGYHRQIRKVTKNKGVFPNDTALEKLVYLAYRNIRKKWTMPLANWGTIAQQLAIKFGDRFKLL, from the coding sequence ATGAGTGAAGAATTTGATTTTGAAAGGATCAAGAACAAGGCAATCGAGCAGCTCAAGGCTGGCAAGCCCTTGTTGGGTAAGGACGGAGCTTTTGCCCCGTTATTGGAGAGCATTTTAAATGCAGCTTTAGAAGGTGAGATGGATGCCCATCTTTCCGAGGATGAACGCATGAGTGGCAACCGTCGTAATGGCAAGATGCAGAAGCAGGTGCAAACTTCTATGGGTGAGGTGACCGTTTCTACCCCCCGTGATCGTAATTCCACCTTCGATCCTCAGTTTATAAAGAAGCGGGAGACCATTCTCGCGGAAGGTGTTGCTGACCGCATAATCGGCCTTTATGCCCTTGGTAATAGTACACGTGAAATAAGCGATTGGATGGAAGAGAATCTTGGTAACCGTGTGTCTGCCGAAACAATCAGTTCCATCACTGACCGGGTACTTCCGGAAATAAAAGCGTGGCGTTCGCGTAGCCTGGATTATATTTATCCGATAGTCTGGATGGATGCCATTCATTATAAAGTCATGGATGAGAGAGGCTGTGCCATTACCCATGCAATCTACAACGTATTGGCTATAGATAAGGACGGTCGTAAGGATTTGCTTGGGATGTACATCTCTAAGAATGAGGGGGCAAACTTCTGGTTGAATGTGCTGACCGATTTACAGAACCGTGGTGTACACGACATTCTCATAGCTTGTGTCGATGGTCTGAGGGGCTTCCCGGATGCCATCCAAAGCGTATTCCCTGATACCATAGTGCAACTTTGTATCGTCCATCAGATACGTAACTCCATCAAATACGTCGGCAGTAAACACCAGAAGGAGTTTCTTAAAGATCTGAAACGGGTTTACGGTGCAGTCAGCAAGGATGCCGCTGAAACGGAGCTTCTTGATTTAGATCAGAAATGGGGAGAGAAATATCCTATCGTCATCAAGTCGTGGCAGGACAACTGGGAAAAGCTCACTGAATACTTCCAGTTCACATCCGATATACGTCGTATGATTTATACGACGAATACCGTTGAAGGCTACCACCGGCAAATACGGAAAGTTACAAAAAACAAGGGTGTGTTCCCTAATGACACCGCCCTTGAGAAGCTTGTCTACCTCGCTTATCGCAACATACGCAAGAAATGGACTATGCCACTGGCTAATTGGGGCACCATTGCCCAACAACTGGCGATAAAGTTTGGAGATAGATTTAAGTTGTTGTAA
- a CDS encoding MgtC/SapB family protein, with the protein MSMTWDFILRLFVAGALGTVIGLDREYRAKEAGYRTHFLVSLGSALIMIVSQYGFMEVVKMEGIDLDPSRVAAQVVSGIGFIGAGTIIFQKQIVRGLTTAAGIWATSGIGLAIGAGMYWLGISATILTLIGLEALSYLFKSIGMKSSMVEFSTDNKETLNRMAKKFNSKEYNIVSYQLDEKRLGEVTTYYVTMVIKSKKYNDEGMLLTLLQDFSDITVHRLE; encoded by the coding sequence ATGAGCATGACGTGGGATTTTATTTTGAGATTGTTTGTGGCAGGCGCTTTGGGTACTGTTATTGGTCTGGATAGGGAATATCGTGCTAAAGAAGCCGGTTACCGTACCCATTTTCTAGTATCACTGGGAAGTGCTCTCATTATGATTGTATCACAATATGGTTTTATGGAAGTAGTGAAGATGGAGGGGATAGACTTGGACCCGAGTCGTGTGGCCGCACAGGTTGTCAGTGGTATCGGTTTTATTGGAGCGGGTACTATTATTTTTCAAAAACAAATCGTGCGCGGACTTACTACCGCTGCCGGAATTTGGGCTACTTCGGGCATCGGTCTGGCCATTGGAGCCGGTATGTACTGGCTGGGAATCTCAGCAACAATCCTTACGCTGATTGGTCTTGAGGCACTTAGCTATCTTTTTAAAAGTATAGGTATGAAAAGTTCCATGGTAGAGTTCTCTACAGACAATAAAGAAACACTGAACCGTATGGCCAAGAAATTCAATTCCAAGGAATACAATATTGTTTCCTATCAATTGGACGAAAAGAGGTTGGGAGAAGTAACAACCTATTATGTTACAATGGTTATAAAATCTAAGAAATACAATGATGAAGGTATGTTACTGACATTATTACAAGATTTTAGCGATATTACCGTTCACAGGTTGGAGTAA
- a CDS encoding DNA recombination protein RmuC, translating into MTEILLTVIIILLIINIVIALTKNNRLQTERLEGLLREEMKENRDELGKNIRELRNELNQTLNYSIRNMQDTLHKNLLTGNEMQREKFEAMGKQQEALVKSTEKRLDDMRQMVEEKLQKTLNERIGQSFEIVRSQLENVQKGLGEMKGLAQDVGGLKKVLSNVKTRGTFGEVQLGALLDQMLSPEQYEANVKTKKNATEFVEFAIKLPGKENNNDTVYLPVDAKFPKDVYEQYQDAYEAGDAALIETSSRQLEITIKKMAKDIHDKYVDPPFTTDFAIMFLPFENIYAEVIRRTALVEMLQKDWKIVVTGPTTLGAILNSLQMGFRTLAIQKRTSEVWNVLGAVKTEFGKFGGLLEKVQKNLQNAGDQLEEVMGKRTRAIERKLRQVEALPAEDSQRMLSLPELTDDEDDE; encoded by the coding sequence ATGACAGAAATTTTATTAACCGTAATTATTATCCTGCTGATAATTAATATTGTAATCGCACTTACTAAAAACAATCGTCTGCAAACCGAACGTCTGGAAGGATTGCTACGCGAAGAAATGAAAGAAAACCGGGACGAACTGGGAAAAAATATTCGCGAACTTCGTAACGAACTGAATCAAACCTTGAATTATTCTATCCGTAATATGCAGGATACTTTGCATAAAAACCTGCTGACCGGTAATGAAATGCAACGGGAAAAATTTGAAGCAATGGGCAAGCAACAGGAAGCTTTGGTGAAAAGTACGGAAAAACGATTGGATGACATGCGGCAAATGGTAGAAGAAAAATTACAGAAAACATTGAATGAACGTATAGGACAATCCTTTGAGATAGTACGTTCGCAGCTGGAGAATGTACAAAAAGGATTGGGAGAGATGAAGGGTCTGGCACAGGATGTAGGAGGATTGAAAAAAGTTTTAAGTAATGTGAAGACACGGGGTACATTCGGAGAAGTACAATTAGGTGCCTTATTGGATCAGATGCTGAGTCCGGAACAATATGAGGCGAATGTCAAAACCAAGAAAAATGCAACGGAATTTGTGGAGTTCGCCATTAAACTTCCGGGAAAGGAAAATAATAATGATACTGTATATTTACCTGTGGATGCCAAATTTCCCAAAGATGTATATGAACAATATCAGGATGCATACGAAGCCGGAGATGCCGCATTGATTGAAACTTCATCCCGTCAACTGGAAATCACAATTAAAAAAATGGCAAAGGATATTCACGATAAATATGTAGACCCACCTTTTACAACAGATTTTGCCATTATGTTTCTGCCATTCGAAAACATCTATGCAGAAGTGATCCGCCGGACCGCGTTGGTGGAAATGTTGCAGAAAGACTGGAAGATAGTGGTTACAGGTCCTACCACCCTGGGAGCTATCCTGAATAGTTTGCAAATGGGATTCCGTACGCTGGCCATTCAAAAACGAACAAGCGAAGTATGGAATGTGTTAGGGGCAGTAAAGACCGAATTCGGAAAGTTTGGAGGATTGCTGGAAAAGGTACAGAAAAATCTACAGAATGCAGGAGACCAGTTAGAGGAAGTTATGGGGAAACGTACTCGTGCCATAGAACGTAAATTACGCCAGGTAGAAGCCCTTCCGGCAGAAGACAGCCAACGAATGTTGAGTTTGCCCGAACTGACTGATGATGAAGACGATGAATAA
- a CDS encoding Cof-type HAD-IIB family hydrolase: MKYKLLVLDLDGTLTNKKKEVTEHTRRTLIEAQKRGVKIVLASGRPTYGVAPLAEILELQKYEGYILSYNGGEIIDWKTGEMMYENVLDPDILPYLYKCATDNHFAIVTYDGKYVLTEYPEDEYVLKEAILNVMTPKKVDHFLEAIKFPIAKCLIVGEPTRLAVLEKEMYEHLKDRMGVFRSEPYFLELVPKGIDKAQSLAVLLKEIGMTKEEMIAVGDGFNDLSMIQYAGLGVAMANAQEIVRQNADYITLSNEEDGVAAVVEKFIL; the protein is encoded by the coding sequence ATGAAGTATAAATTATTAGTTTTAGACCTAGACGGAACGTTGACCAATAAAAAGAAAGAGGTAACGGAACACACACGTCGTACACTTATCGAAGCGCAAAAGCGCGGAGTAAAAATTGTTTTGGCATCGGGACGTCCCACATACGGTGTGGCTCCACTGGCTGAGATCTTAGAGCTGCAGAAATACGAAGGTTATATACTTTCGTATAACGGAGGTGAGATCATAGACTGGAAAACCGGTGAGATGATGTACGAGAATGTGCTCGATCCGGATATATTACCTTACCTGTATAAATGTGCCACCGACAACCATTTTGCTATCGTCACTTACGATGGAAAATATGTATTGACTGAATATCCGGAAGATGAATATGTATTGAAAGAAGCTATTCTGAATGTGATGACTCCCAAGAAAGTGGATCATTTTCTGGAGGCAATAAAATTTCCTATTGCCAAATGTCTGATTGTAGGTGAACCTACGCGGCTTGCAGTGCTTGAAAAAGAAATGTACGAACATTTGAAAGATCGTATGGGGGTATTCCGTTCCGAACCTTATTTTTTGGAATTGGTTCCTAAAGGTATTGATAAAGCACAATCACTGGCCGTATTGTTAAAAGAAATCGGTATGACAAAAGAAGAAATGATTGCCGTTGGTGATGGTTTTAACGATCTTTCTATGATACAATATGCCGGATTGGGGGTAGCAATGGCCAATGCTCAAGAAATAGTCCGTCAAAACGCCGACTACATCACCCTTTCTAATGAAGAAGATGGTGTAGCCGCGGTAGTAGAGAAATTTATTCTTTAG
- a CDS encoding ferredoxin domain-containing protein produces the protein MILNERESRHEHVLHVARQMMTAARTAPKGKGVDIIEIAMVTDGNINILSEMMVKMVAEHGMKFFLRDAENILNAECVLLIGTHEQAQGLNCGHCGYATCVSRKEGVPCAINSVDVGIAIGSACATAADNRVDTRVMFSAGLAAQRLNWLEGCTQVYAIPVSASSKNPFFDRKPKE, from the coding sequence ATGATATTGAATGAAAGAGAAAGCCGCCATGAACATGTTCTGCATGTGGCCCGACAAATGATGACAGCAGCGCGTACTGCTCCCAAAGGAAAAGGTGTTGATATTATTGAAATAGCCATGGTGACGGATGGTAATATCAATATTTTATCGGAAATGATGGTGAAAATGGTTGCGGAGCATGGAATGAAATTCTTCCTGCGCGATGCGGAAAATATTCTGAATGCAGAATGTGTCCTGTTAATAGGTACACACGAACAGGCGCAAGGATTGAATTGTGGTCATTGTGGATATGCCACTTGTGTGTCTCGCAAAGAAGGAGTGCCATGTGCTATCAATAGTGTTGATGTGGGCATTGCTATCGGATCAGCTTGTGCTACAGCAGCAGACAACAGGGTGGACACACGGGTCATGTTCTCGGCCGGATTAGCAGCACAGCGTCTGAACTGGCTGGAAGGATGCACCCAGGTTTATGCCATCCCTGTCAGCGCATCCTCTAAAAATCCTTTCTTTGACCGGAAACCTAAAGAATAA
- a CDS encoding RNA recognition motif domain-containing protein yields the protein MNLYIGNLNYNVREGDLRGVMEEYGTVASVKLITDRETRRSKGFAFVEMPNDGEAKEAIKQLNGAEYVNRTMVVKEALPKA from the coding sequence ATGAATTTGTATATTGGAAACCTTAACTATAATGTTAGGGAAGGTGATTTGAGAGGTGTAATGGAAGAGTATGGAACAGTAGCTTCAGTAAAACTTATTACTGATCGTGAAACACGTCGTTCTAAAGGTTTTGCTTTTGTAGAAATGCCTAATGATGGCGAAGCTAAAGAAGCTATCAAGCAATTGAACGGTGCAGAATATGTAAACCGTACTATGGTTGTAAAAGAAGCACTTCCTAAAGCATAA
- a CDS encoding glycoside hydrolase family 20 protein translates to MKKQLMQWAGVGMWMVFGLSACSPTKTEIGNLNVIPQPQEVSQDIQAHPFVINPQTGIVYPEGNEKLQRTAEFLASYIKEATGITVRTTTEAVKKNSIILAVDSSITNKEGYQLEVTSENIHLNGGSESGVFYGIQTLYKALPLTKNKQVSAAIPVGTVNDYPRFGYRGFMVDVGRHYFPVSYLKQIIDMLALHNINYFHWHLTEDQGWRIEIKKYPKLTEIGSIRPRTLIDRETQIYDETPHSGFYTQEEAKEIVKYAADRFITVIPEVDLPGHMMGALVSYPELGCTGGPYEIPCKWGVFPDVLCGGNDRALQFAKDVLNEIMDIFPSPYIHIGGDECPKVRWEKCPACQAKIRELGLKDTPKHSKENQLQTYFMSEVGKVINDRGRKMLGWDEMLEGGLAPGATVMSWTGVKGGIEAARLHHDAIMTPIQFLYFSNPTYNRIKGTKSLERVYTFEPVSNELAEDERKYIIGTQGCIWTEWTRDSLKMEWQILPRMAALSEIQWTEPLHKNFDSFLKRLPALLAIYRDRGYDFRQDIYDVNIDIVPAPDEGKAKIAFQTFDDAEIHYTLDGSVPDVQSPLYTDTIQVDKDVIIQAIAVRPQGTSQISKEEIHFNAATMRPVTLNTIPHKSYTFKGGSTLIDGLYGDMNYRSGRWIGFYGTDMNVTLDLLEPKEVSSVFVNTMLNTGDAIFGATGLKVEVSEDGKNFRRVASENFPVVEKGTKMQSRKDSVSFDKVKARYIKIIAEVTPKLPAWHSMPGEKAFLFVDEIGVE, encoded by the coding sequence ATGAAAAAACAACTGATGCAATGGGCAGGAGTGGGAATGTGGATGGTATTTGGTCTGTCCGCATGTTCTCCTACAAAAACAGAAATCGGAAACCTGAATGTCATTCCGCAGCCCCAAGAAGTAAGTCAAGACATTCAAGCCCACCCTTTTGTTATTAATCCGCAAACCGGTATTGTCTATCCGGAAGGCAATGAAAAGTTGCAACGGACGGCAGAATTTTTAGCTTCTTATATTAAAGAGGCTACGGGAATTACCGTCCGGACAACAACTGAAGCCGTAAAGAAGAATTCCATAATCTTGGCGGTTGACAGTTCCATTACCAACAAAGAGGGGTATCAACTGGAGGTAACTTCTGAAAACATTCATTTGAATGGAGGAAGTGAGTCTGGGGTCTTTTATGGAATACAAACGCTCTATAAGGCTTTGCCATTGACCAAAAACAAACAGGTATCCGCTGCCATCCCGGTGGGAACTGTTAATGACTATCCTCGTTTCGGTTATCGCGGTTTTATGGTAGACGTGGGCCGCCATTATTTCCCGGTTTCTTATCTGAAACAAATCATTGATATGCTGGCATTGCACAATATCAATTATTTTCATTGGCATCTGACTGAAGACCAAGGTTGGAGAATTGAAATCAAGAAATATCCCAAACTTACGGAAATAGGTTCGATACGTCCACGTACGTTGATTGACCGTGAAACCCAGATCTATGATGAAACTCCTCATAGCGGTTTTTATACACAGGAAGAAGCAAAAGAGATTGTCAAGTATGCCGCTGACCGTTTTATTACTGTAATTCCCGAAGTTGACCTTCCGGGACATATGATGGGAGCTTTGGTTTCCTATCCGGAATTAGGTTGTACGGGAGGTCCATACGAGATTCCTTGTAAATGGGGGGTATTCCCTGATGTGCTTTGTGGAGGAAACGACCGGGCTTTACAGTTTGCTAAAGATGTATTGAATGAAATTATGGACATCTTTCCATCTCCTTATATCCATATTGGTGGGGATGAATGTCCGAAAGTACGTTGGGAAAAATGCCCTGCATGTCAAGCTAAAATTCGGGAACTGGGTTTGAAAGATACACCAAAACACAGCAAGGAGAATCAATTACAGACCTATTTCATGTCCGAGGTAGGCAAAGTTATTAATGACAGAGGGCGTAAAATGCTGGGCTGGGATGAGATGTTGGAGGGAGGATTGGCTCCAGGTGCCACAGTAATGTCATGGACTGGTGTCAAAGGTGGTATCGAAGCCGCCCGTCTGCACCATGATGCAATTATGACTCCTATTCAGTTTCTTTATTTCAGCAATCCTACTTACAATCGGATAAAAGGGACTAAAAGCCTTGAACGTGTCTATACATTTGAACCTGTTTCTAATGAATTGGCAGAGGATGAACGAAAATATATCATCGGTACTCAAGGATGTATCTGGACAGAATGGACGCGTGACAGTTTGAAGATGGAATGGCAAATTCTTCCTCGTATGGCTGCCTTGTCCGAGATTCAATGGACGGAACCGTTACATAAAAATTTCGACAGTTTTTTGAAACGTTTACCAGCTCTGCTGGCTATTTACCGGGATAGAGGTTATGATTTTCGTCAGGATATTTATGATGTGAACATTGATATCGTTCCGGCTCCCGATGAAGGAAAAGCCAAGATTGCTTTTCAGACTTTTGATGATGCGGAAATACATTATACATTGGATGGCAGCGTTCCCGATGTGCAATCCCCATTGTATACCGACACTATACAAGTGGATAAAGATGTTATCATACAAGCCATTGCAGTTCGTCCGCAGGGTACTAGTCAGATAAGTAAGGAGGAAATACATTTTAATGCAGCCACAATGAGACCGGTTACCTTGAATACCATTCCTCATAAATCATATACTTTTAAAGGAGGAAGTACCTTGATAGACGGATTATATGGGGATATGAATTATCGCTCAGGACGTTGGATTGGTTTCTACGGGACAGATATGAATGTGACCCTTGATTTACTTGAGCCTAAGGAAGTATCTTCAGTTTTTGTAAACACAATGTTGAACACAGGCGATGCTATCTTTGGTGCAACAGGTCTGAAGGTGGAAGTTTCTGAGGACGGGAAAAATTTCCGCAGGGTAGCCTCCGAAAATTTTCCCGTTGTGGAAAAAGGAACTAAAATGCAAAGCCGCAAAGACTCTGTTTCCTTTGATAAAGTAAAAGCCCGCTATATTAAAATCATAGCAGAAGTTACTCCGAAACTTCCCGCATGGCATTCCATGCCTGGCGAAAAAGCTTTTCTGTTTGTTGACGAAATAGGAGTGGAGTAA